In the genome of Candidatus Poribacteria bacterium, one region contains:
- a CDS encoding helix-turn-helix transcriptional regulator, producing MTEEKIEGEKSSGNVFEDLGFVNPEEYRTKARLSLIINSIITESQLTWDEAAKLLELSKPEITALLNGRLDGFSIESLFLLIRKLDCDVEIVVKGSPAYNPAAEISISIPF from the coding sequence ATGACTGAAGAAAAAATTGAAGGTGAAAAAAGCAGCGGTAATGTGTTTGAAGATTTAGGTTTTGTCAATCCAGAAGAATACCGTACGAAAGCCCGTCTTTCCTTAATAATCAACAGCATTATAACCGAAAGCCAACTTACATGGGACGAGGCCGCCAAACTTTTAGAACTCAGCAAACCGGAAATCACGGCGCTCCTAAACGGCAGACTTGATGGCTTTTCTATTGAATCCTTGTTTTTACTCATCAGAAAGCTGGATTGTGACGTTGAAATTGTTGTTAAAGGTAGTCCTGCATACAATCCGGCAGCAGAGATTAGCATTTCAATTCCGTTCTGA
- a CDS encoding sigma-70 family RNA polymerase sigma factor produces the protein MERENDVQLIRSILSGNDEAFSVLVQKHQKSIHALAWRKVGDFHIAEEITQDTFLKVYKHLAQLKNPNQFGGWLYVIANNLCKKWHQKNKSVMQSLEATPIEEIEKLSYTHHLSDLRQTEITEDRHELVKKLLAKLPESERTVVTLFYLGEMTAKEIGKFLGVSVNTVKSRLHRGRERLQERQEELLVSETLGGIPFPAQVTERIMQEVANMKPISPPVGKPLLPWAAVGTATVLVILLLGVSNAYLARFQKPYSFEAQSEPTIEIVDTPIILDIAAKPAIQNRVGRAASAGKNSGTGAQVSTTTTASVTLEDSAKFSTSQWTQGSAPPSGRVRDIFATSEGSVYGVTPSGIYRLGADATTWTRINTDIPIGESLMPMAEHSGILYIVSTDEIFRSDDKGETWRTIGSRPKGHAVGLIITGESSTMYLALRDEGIYRSTDGGTQWHLFNGGLANKRISTVAAVGTTVFAGTARGLYRLGSGTWQKLPVETSRAIYSLAVSDNNLYVGTGPHLLGLTPIEVEQEVPRNESHALKIFHSANLGASWTEITPSYKSDYDRVIPSGMTVSAVGEVLLVSTASQQYHSTDSGQTWTELSGDTDLFMINSLPVVAIDETTFYKAGLFGIHRTTDGGQSWRLLIDGMVGTRLKDLVAFNNRLYAHTGYAVYQSTDEGVCWKKISITGDFAAKVIVITTDSSKPESARVSNTFHSKLVVDDNNLYLISPGVNNLQIAHVSTDGGIRSPVQSIPASHDEVLRRKLPTGSEAAKETHLSADSKTEHHVIVSIVPPPIKKEKAGAGIVGVSNDVFYAEQERTLFKWKLGDPVWTNTGLTDKSQESYDNDIQDLKLAVSRETIYVGKRDGKLFQSLDGGNSWRDVTPSLPLRFDDFNEITFVGSTVYVATDEGVLSSETGAHWRVLTDSAGMRPIIDRFAVDGPTIYGVSNIGAYRLDTRNQWKKVSSEALGETAALAVLNDKLFSAIKDHGIFHIALAEE, from the coding sequence ATGGAAAGAGAAAACGATGTTCAATTGATTCGTAGCATTTTATCAGGCAACGATGAAGCATTCAGTGTTTTAGTCCAAAAGCATCAAAAGAGTATTCATGCGCTGGCGTGGCGAAAGGTCGGTGACTTTCACATCGCTGAAGAGATAACCCAAGACACTTTCCTCAAGGTATACAAGCACCTCGCACAGCTGAAAAATCCGAACCAGTTTGGGGGATGGCTTTATGTTATCGCGAATAATCTTTGCAAGAAGTGGCACCAAAAGAACAAATCTGTGATGCAATCATTGGAAGCCACACCTATAGAAGAAATTGAGAAACTCTCTTATACGCATCACTTATCTGACCTACGGCAGACAGAGATCACTGAGGATCGCCATGAACTCGTCAAAAAACTTTTGGCAAAGCTGCCGGAGAGCGAACGTACGGTGGTGACACTCTTTTATCTCGGAGAAATGACGGCGAAGGAAATTGGAAAATTCTTAGGTGTGTCAGTCAACACAGTTAAAAGTCGACTTCACCGCGGACGCGAGCGTTTACAGGAACGGCAGGAAGAACTATTGGTTAGCGAAACACTCGGGGGTATCCCATTCCCTGCCCAAGTAACTGAGCGTATCATGCAGGAAGTCGCTAATATGAAACCGATATCGCCCCCGGTTGGCAAACCGTTGCTACCGTGGGCGGCTGTTGGAACTGCCACCGTTCTGGTGATATTGCTGCTCGGTGTGAGCAACGCGTACCTTGCTCGTTTTCAGAAGCCGTACAGTTTTGAAGCACAATCTGAACCTACCATTGAAATCGTTGACACACCTATCATTCTGGATATTGCGGCGAAACCCGCTATACAAAATCGAGTGGGTCGGGCAGCTTCCGCAGGTAAAAACAGCGGTACTGGGGCACAAGTCTCTACAACGACCACAGCATCTGTTACATTGGAGGACTCCGCCAAGTTTTCGACTTCGCAGTGGACGCAGGGAAGCGCACCACCAAGCGGGCGCGTCCGCGATATCTTCGCTACATCTGAAGGCAGCGTCTATGGTGTTACCCCCTCAGGCATATACAGATTAGGCGCAGATGCTACCACATGGACACGCATCAACACGGATATTCCAATTGGTGAATCGCTAATGCCGATGGCAGAGCATAGTGGCATCCTTTACATAGTATCCACCGATGAAATATTTAGGTCGGATGATAAAGGTGAAACATGGCGGACGATTGGTTCCCGACCAAAGGGACACGCCGTTGGTCTCATTATCACGGGTGAGAGTTCTACGATGTATCTTGCGCTTAGAGATGAAGGGATTTATCGATCTACAGACGGTGGGACACAATGGCACCTATTTAATGGCGGATTGGCAAACAAAAGGATTTCTACAGTCGCTGCTGTTGGAACAACAGTGTTTGCTGGCACAGCGCGCGGTCTCTATCGTCTGGGTTCAGGCACTTGGCAAAAGTTGCCGGTAGAGACATCAAGAGCCATCTATTCCTTGGCAGTGTCTGATAATAATCTCTATGTTGGGACAGGTCCCCATCTGTTGGGACTCACGCCAATAGAGGTAGAACAAGAAGTACCAAGAAATGAGTCGCATGCCCTCAAAATTTTCCATTCGGCTAACTTGGGAGCATCTTGGACAGAAATAACACCCAGTTATAAATCTGATTATGATCGAGTGATACCCTCTGGCATGACGGTTTCGGCTGTTGGTGAAGTGCTTTTAGTGTCAACTGCCAGCCAACAATATCATTCAACAGATAGCGGACAAACCTGGACAGAACTTTCAGGAGATACGGACCTGTTCATGATCAATAGTCTTCCAGTTGTGGCTATAGACGAGACGACGTTTTACAAAGCGGGTCTCTTTGGGATTCATCGCACAACTGATGGCGGGCAATCGTGGAGATTACTTATAGATGGGATGGTGGGAACAAGGCTAAAGGATTTGGTTGCGTTCAATAACAGATTATACGCGCATACCGGCTATGCGGTGTATCAATCCACTGACGAAGGTGTGTGTTGGAAAAAAATCTCAATTACTGGGGATTTTGCTGCAAAGGTGATTGTAATTACAACTGACTCATCAAAACCGGAAAGCGCGCGTGTCTCCAATACCTTTCACTCAAAATTGGTGGTTGATGACAATAATCTTTATCTTATTTCACCTGGAGTTAACAATTTGCAAATTGCCCACGTATCTACAGATGGCGGTATACGCAGTCCCGTTCAAAGCATACCCGCTTCTCATGATGAAGTATTACGCCGCAAGTTACCAACAGGTAGCGAGGCAGCGAAAGAGACGCACTTATCCGCGGATTCTAAAACAGAGCATCACGTAATTGTCTCGATCGTTCCACCGCCCATAAAGAAAGAGAAAGCGGGAGCCGGAATAGTCGGGGTCTCTAACGATGTATTCTATGCTGAGCAGGAACGTACGCTTTTTAAGTGGAAACTGGGTGATCCGGTATGGACAAACACAGGATTAACAGACAAGAGCCAAGAGTCTTATGACAACGACATCCAGGATCTCAAATTAGCCGTTTCGAGAGAAACCATCTACGTCGGCAAACGCGATGGTAAGCTGTTTCAGTCACTTGATGGAGGGAATAGCTGGAGAGATGTTACGCCAAGTCTACCACTTCGTTTTGACGATTTCAATGAGATAACCTTTGTTGGCTCAACAGTTTATGTCGCAACAGACGAAGGGGTCTTGAGTTCAGAGACCGGCGCACACTGGCGCGTGCTAACCGATAGTGCGGGTATGCGTCCGATCATAGATAGATTTGCCGTGGATGGCCCCACAATCTATGGTGTTAGCAATATCGGAGCCTATCGGTTGGATACCCGTAATCAATGGAAAAAGGTTTCCTCAGAAGCACTCGGTGAAACTGCTGCGCTCGCTGTCCTTAACGATAAACTGTTTAGTGCTATCAAAGATCACGGGATATTTCACATCGCGCTTGCCGAAGAATAG
- a CDS encoding type II toxin-antitoxin system RelE/ParE family toxin, with product MRDVFWVGDSKKRLLEFPNRVQQEIGYTLEGVQSGITPHKTKPLKGFSGVYEIVSDYARDTYRAVYAVNLGDFVYVLHCFQKKSTRGIKTPKREIDLIRRRLNTAKRLAQGEKK from the coding sequence ATGCGAGACGTTTTCTGGGTGGGCGACTCCAAGAAGAGGCTTTTAGAATTTCCGAACAGGGTACAGCAAGAAATAGGCTATACATTGGAAGGTGTGCAATCAGGCATAACGCCTCACAAAACCAAACCCTTGAAAGGATTTTCGGGAGTGTATGAAATTGTCAGCGATTACGCCCGGGATACCTATCGGGCAGTTTATGCGGTGAACCTCGGAGACTTCGTTTATGTTCTGCACTGCTTTCAAAAAAAATCGACACGGGGCATAAAGACTCCCAAAAGGGAAATTGATCTCATCCGTAGACGTTTGAACACGGCAAAAAGACTTGCACAAGGAGAAAAAAAATGA